In Episyrphus balteatus chromosome 4, idEpiBalt1.1, whole genome shotgun sequence, the sequence ttttacttccctGCCGTCCATGTCAGACAGTCAGTCAGTTAAATTGAAGCCAATACCCAAGCTGGTGCTCCTGGCTCCTGTATAGATATGACCATattgaatggaaaaaaataaaatatccaaCCAAACACCAAGTTGCCACTTCCTCCACATCACATCACAGTGATAAATCACTCTCATTAGCAGATATCAATCACAAGGATAAATCAATAAGAAAACGACTCCTCgtgtttaatttattatttttacttcaatttttcttaCCCACCATTGAATTTTGCACCCTCTCTCTCGGTCTCGGTTTTGGTCTTCTAAAAATATAGAAGACTGACTGAAGACCTCCCCGTACTCTCCTTTTGTAAAAAGAGCTCGTCAGGACAATAGAAAGGAAATTTTCGTGATCCTTCCTCACGTCATGTGGCAATATTTTTCCTTCTTCCTTCAGAacatagaaaaatataaaatggcaaaagtaaaataaaaaaaaaaaaacaaataactgaaaggagcaaaaaaaaaaaaaagttgggcgaAAAAGTGAAAACGTCAGAACAGGAACAGAGAAAAATGTATGGAGATTTCTTTTCAACGACCCATAACGACAGGATGATGGATGCCGCAAAAGCCCAAGATTCCAAGAAAAGGATCTGTTCCTGTCAGTCGTCTTGacatatatttctttttcactttttgctgTGTATAAGAGTGTCTTCTTGTGTGTTTGTATGACTGTGTTAGTGTATGTTTTAGCCAAGAAAAAGAAGTGTGTGTTTTGTGTCCGTTTCTCAAAGTGAGTGAATAAGTGAGTGGTAAAGGATGACAGGGCAGGGAAAAAAATTACTATAGAGAGAAAAGAGAAAATGAATGGCGCTGGAGGAAGGACGAAGTGAATAATTGTGTGACAAGAGGAGTGAAATGCAGAAAAGCGTAAAAACTCTTTTAATAACATTCAACTTTTGACAAAtgatttctaatatttttttcactttttttttttttgtttcttctgtcATTTTTTCCATGGAGTCCTTTTGGTGAGAAGTAGTAGCAAAATATATATTACTCTTGACACATACACAATTGTTCTTTGAAATAACGGTAATTTGTCAATATACGAAGTAGAACACTATTCTAGAAACAATTTATTGTGTAAATATGGTAAATTTGACTTTACCCTTTTTCTTGGAAGTTTTAGAAGGAGTTTGATGTCCTTGAAGGATTCATGTTGTTTTCTATTTATGGGAATAGAAAGGCTGGAAAAACTGggttaaataaataagttttaactGGTTATTTCAgcagaaaataagaaaaataaggaGGGCttagttttatttaagaaaaataaggtgggaaaattttttcggAAAAGGGATTCAGAGACCCTAATTTAGTGGAAAAAGAAGCAATGTTTGGCATTCTTAGAAATTATTATAGCCAAGACAATACAAATTCGAAGAAGTAACgccccttaaaaataaaaactttggaTACAAGTTCCTACGAATTGATCTAAAAAATTAGAACACAGGAAAAGTACCACACAATATGGTTCAAGAAACTATATCCAAGGAAATAGGATCCTAAGAAAATTGGATCCAGGAATTTAAATACCTATAATTTGAACCAGGTGAAAAAAACACGCAAAAGTTGTAAGGATCTCTTTTATATTTCGGAATTCTACAATTTAGATAGTTCTGTTCTGCttcattattaataaaaaaaaaaaaaaatgataacgaATAAGCATCtaagaaaaaatagaagaaaaaattaacttttgaagggTCCTAAAAATATCATCTCTATCAtctcttaaatatttaactaaaATCCAATTATGTAgcctattttttttccttataagttttttttttcatatgaaaagaACCTAAAAGGAAATACGTAACAATTAAGTGAATTGTTTTAGGGGTCAAATGGGTCCCAAAATGTTTTAGTAATTTTAAAGAGCTGTCTAAAAAAACTACAGTCTTGGCACtggtttttcaagtttttaaagtTATGAAATAGGTTGACAAAGGAAGAAATATCCTTAAGAAATGATCAATATTTATAGGGTCTCAAAAAATATAGTAATTAGTTAACATAATAAATAATTCCTACAATGGGTTACATTAACTTTATTATTAGAACATGAAAACCGTAGAAGAAAttaagagtaaaaaaaatagaaaaaaatcaattaaagctTACAAAAGCTATAGGATCCCAACAACAATTATATATTGTTTAATTGCTTAAATTAGTAAATGCAAGCATTTGATCCTCCATTATAAGTTCTAGAAAAACCCTAAGTACGAGGCAAACCGATATACagaataatattaaatatttaattatagcTTTCATTATTTCTAGGGTCTTAAAATCAATACTTCTTGGAACATTCTTGGTGGTTGACTTATGTTCTCTtataattcgtaaaaaatatcttttgtaCAGAATTAAAActgaaaagataaaattaattataaatttattgaagTTAAGGGGTCCTAAAACTAAAATCTCACTAAGTTTCTATGATATAATCgtttcatgttctaaaactttgTTAAGTTTGAAAGGAAAGGAGATGTGACAAAAGTGTATGatcttttaagaattttcagGTATAGGGTCCGAAAACAAAAGTTTCATGTTTGTATCTgataaaaatagtttattttctttttctttcttttattcgtaaaaaaaaaaacaactgcaaaagtaagaaaaaaatttcaaagttctTAAAATCTTATGAGACCTAAAAGGGTTTAAAAAAGCCTCATACTGACATCACGCCAAATTTTCACAATAGATTATTTTGGTACCGTGAAGgtctacaaaacaaaatatttcgcatatcgacaaaaatcaataaaaatttttgtgagataaaaaatttcgtttaacaAAACCATGTGAAAAGCGGTTTGTGTATTCTTATTTCTCAAATTAAAAGAAGCCAGTTTTTGATATAAGCTCAATCTAATTACTCAAGAAGGCTTAACAAGTTCTTCCTCGCAAGACTTCTCCTAATACAAATTCCCTCGATTTAAGCTACGCACAATACATTGTCACTCTGTTTATAAATTCTTCCTTTTGCTAATTAAACATGAAACCACAAATTTGCTTTCGTTTCTACTTCTTCCACTCACACGTCAATCAGTCTTAACTGATTTAAATGTCCTTGCCATTTAAACTGAaagaatttctttcaaaacataaaaaaaaaaaaaaaaaataaaacaaattcagcACACATTGCAAATCCGTCAACAAATCCTCTAAGCctctaagaaaaaaacaaaaaaaaaaacctatacgattatttttgtgtttgctttgCAAGCAGTAGTTCCAACATCATGCGGATTCCATTCCGACTAATCTCACTGAGGTGAGAATAAATACCAGGTCTTAAGAGAGGAAGCACTTGGTATGTTTTGTTTGCCATGTTCGTTCGGGGTTCAGGTCAGGCTATATACAAGACTATAGTTGTAGTCACTGACTCACTCAATAATTACTCTTTATCCTGATGTGCTTACGCCATTGCCGTACATTGGTTAATCGGATAATTGTGGAATCCTCTTAGCAAGTGGAATTCCATTGCTTAGGCTGGGCTATAGGTACTACATACAATATAATATGGAAGCCGTCATTAACACCCAGCCAAAGAGTATAAAAGAGTGTAGATTTTGTAGCCGAGGTAAGTAAATTCCTTTGAGGCTTAGCGTAGGTATGTGGAAAAAAGGAACTATAATCTACacccttcttttttttataattttctacttttttttttttaaaccctctACCCTCCCTACTAAGTGTATGTAATTGTCAACGACACGGCGACGATAAGAATCAGTATATGCTCCAATTCTAATTAAATTTCTCGTTAAGGATAtttagaggaaaaaaaaactatttgagaCATTGGCTACCAGAGGTAGGTAATGTTTAATTAGATTGCAATTAAATGGTTGTgaaaaagaggttttttttcaCTTCGACTGATAATGACTCCAAGACCCTGGTAAAGAGTGTTGAAAGATGTCAATGACATATTGTCTCAAAGGTCTCTAAATTAGCCACCGACTCATGAAACGTTTTCTTTGATATGCGGCGATTTTGTTTTGTACACGATCTTCTGAATACTCCCTCCAGTCTTCTAGAACAAGTTTTCTTATCTTGAGCTATGGCCAGAACCAatcgaaaaatgatttttctgcAATTTGAACTCATTCTGACctatttttgaagtttaaaGTCACTTTTTTTATGGATGAATTAGTTTCAAAAATAGATGACAAAACATATTCTCgctcataaaataaaatttagcgaTCCTTTagagaaatttcgaaaaaaatttagttaacattaacttattttcataatttttcgccttttttatataagattatatatttttcatgtttttatttttcttacaagTGCACTGCGTTAAAGTTCAACTCTACTCAAAAAAAATGGTAAGCTAAATCTATCAATTACTCTACTATTCACAAAAACATGGTTTTCTTTATTACCTTTGCTGTTAAAATGAAATCTTCCGCTATCTGctgctgaattttttttttcgaattcttaGATTTGTCATGCTTAGCCCATTTCCGGCGGCTACCAATTACAGTTgacttagaaacttgaaattttacacacttATTGTGTTTGATCTAGTTAGAAGAAAtgtgaaaacaatttttggaaaagcttCTGGTTTTCCGGAAAATTCACGTTTCGTTTTCGCAACGACCGCCTAAAATGGAccttatcaattttatttttaaaaaaaatttcttacataaaatataaatcagttttatttgaatattttaatgaaGAATTTAACTAGATATAAATACACtgagtattgaaaaattgttgcAAACAAAATGACAAATTGCGTTCAAAAATTCTACCTCAAATTTTGAAAGTCCTAAAAAAGCATGCAAAATTTTTTCAcaagaaaatccaaaaacagaTCGATTAGATAATTGAACTATCTTTCAAATTcactttttagtttattttaaattataatcagTTAGGTTCTAGAAAAGTCTTCAAACatgacgttgcgaaaacgcaacgctAACCGGAAATGGGTTaggcaaaaaaacacattttttattttaagatttaatCTAGTGCATGTGTTTTCATAAACCATAAAATGTAaggttgtgtcgcattgtgtcgcgttgtgtcgcgttgtgtcgcattgtgtcgcattgtgtcgcattgtgtcgcgttgtgtcgcgttgtgtcgcgttgtgtcgcattgtgtcgcgttgtgtcgcgttgtgtcgcattgtgtcgcgttgtgtcgcattgtgtcgcattgtgtcgcattgtgtcgcgttgtattCCACTTGTCTCCAAAAAAGATAGAATGATATGATGGAATGTTCCGCTATTTGATGTAAAAGTTTGGGTTTGgtagccgtttaaattttagaatcaaccaagaaaaaaatttttttttaaatgttaaaaaaaaatttcatacctaccttttttggatatttttccttttttgaaaattttttgatttttctttgatctatctaaaatttaaatgctaTTAGGTTAGGTTCCAGAAGTCTTCAAACATGatgttgcgaaaacgcaacgctagccggaaatgggttattcaaaaaaacacattttttattttaagatttaacCTAGTGCATGTGTTTTCAAGTACCATAAAATGTAAGGTTGTGTCGggatgtgtcgcgttgtgtcgcattgtgtcgcattgtgttgcattgtgtcgcattgtgtcgcgttgtgtcgcattgtgtcgcgttgtattCCACTTGTCTCCAAAAAAGATAGAATGATATGATGGAATGTTCCGCTATTTGATGTAAAAGTTTGGGTTTGGTAGccgtttaaatttttgaatcaaccaaggaaaaaaaatttttttttaatgttaaaaaaaatttcatatctaccttttttggatatttttccttttttgaaaatttttgatttttctttgatttatctaaaatttaaacgctatttattaataaaatgtaattgCTAGTAAAAAAGTGATTGGTTAGTGAttaagtcatttacagctgcaaaaacttgttttcagattttttaatataatcttTTTTTGAATGGACATGGCGATGAGTGGTCATTGGTGTAGGTTTGTCTTGCTATTGGCTACCTTTCttgcaaatttcatgaaaattggttcagtagtttagtcttaattaagttttttgcgTACTCCCATACAAGGTGCCCCACTGTGCGCTGTAACGTAACTTTTCTAAATAACAATCATTGTTATTAAATCAAActtgacacttttttcttcttcaaaaagtGGCTCGTTCTTACACATTTTGATTGTATAACCTGCATTCAACCTGAAAACATCCAGGTTGAAAATGTTATTcaatttcgttaaaaaaaaatctaacactAGACCACCCCACGCTATAGATTGAATATCTTAAactgaatattaaaaataagtgGTCTAAACTGAAGCTCACtagactacaaaaaaaaacatatgtcaAATTTGATATCACTTGTCACTCGTTTCTTTTTTTACGTGAAATTCGATGAAAGctgggaaaaaattttatttacatttccAAATCgtaaattttgtgtaaaaacCAAATGAAATAGAAGAAAATTTATGCAAATCCCTTTTCCGCACATGttcggttctttttttttgttgaattttaatgACAAACACCTTGTCAACGATCCCTTATCACGAAATGTATATCTGTCAAATATCCTTGTCAATTACGTTATTATTTACCATTATTATTTCTAATTTATCCTTGTTTTTCGGTTTGAGGCTGGTGGTGTTTGTTCTTCGTTGGTGTCTCCCGTCATTCTGTGTGTTTTTCGTTCTCTCCCCCTAGGTATAACCTTAAatatggaaagaaaaaaaaaaaaaaatgatagtaaTTCTACTCACTCCTTTTTGTCACATAAAAGTGGCATACCCTTTAACTTTAACCGATTCGTCTTCTGTAACGTTATCTGACATGAGTTATGAGGGTTGGTCCTTGTGATTgatttgatacaatttttcaaaaataaaaccaaacctaaaaaaaactgacattaCAAACgcaatgcaaataaaacgtgaaaaaaacatacaatacTCGAATGAGTCGAAAAGAAAGGGGTTGCTTGTTGATCGATTGGATTTGATGTTGTTTgtgtaatttctttttttgcaattcAACACCCCTTCGGCGCTGACACCCCTTGAGGCGTTGTTGTTTGCATTTGGTAGACGAAAATGTGCGCCCATTGTCAGAAGAATGATGAAGACAAATATTATTgctgcaattttttgtttctgttgctGTTTTTATTCAATCAAGCAAAGCAAATAACAGGGGTGGATTAACATCTTTTTTTCGGGGCCCATGGGTTTTTGAAAAGAAGACTTCAATTTTATAAAGATTTTCTTTGAgtaggaattttatttttcaaaaatatgactTGCGGCCATTCGGGCGCCTATTTAAAAATCGGGCCCCTTGAGATTTCTTTCTCAGTTAGTAACAAGCGtaaattatattcaaattaaaaaagaattctatgACAGAAAAAGAAGTTTGCTTCTGATGGAAATAGTTAACAACATTAATGGGCCCTAAAAACCTTGTCACCGCCCTGAAttatcatttaaaacaaatccCCTCCTGTGTTAACTTGTGATAATTTATATTGCATGAGACATATGCGCAACGAAAGTCCTGCAGTTTTGTGGTCTTATGCCAGAGGAGCTTAGAAATTAgggaaaaacaacaacatacaTATCAAATGTCAGAAAGTTTTGCAGGGCAAAAATACCAAATAATATAAATTGCATAGAGGATGTGATGTGATGAGAACGGATAAAGGGACTTACATCACAGCCATCAAGAGCAACAACATCAACGTCTCTCGGATTGAATTTCCTATTCGGACGGACTAAAACTTTACCTCTTCTCTTGTTCGTCATCGCCGCCGCTGCTCGCCGA encodes:
- the LOC129919872 gene encoding uncharacterized protein LOC129919872 isoform X1, with translation MIVLSDSKIEQKKKTSITYVVTINGNKLHIQRVHAWGGKSLWKISLIYCAAGSVKAYNRRAAAAMTNKRRAIIFVFIILLTMGAHFRLPNANNNASRGVSAEGVLNCKKRNYTNNIKSNRSTSNPFLFDSFEYCLVLFLKNCIKSITRTNPHNSCQITLQKTNRLKLKGYT